Proteins from a single region of Noviherbaspirillum saxi:
- the tssG gene encoding type VI secretion system baseplate subunit TssG, giving the protein MSDLMSLLRESPHDFDLFQAISILERSEPAREPVGTSLGIDEAVRLASQVDLAFAPSDISSVADSDRPGPPLTLKSSAFSLAGAQGSLPMPFTEMIMERRRMRDHAGLDFLDIFNQRLLGFFYRGRRKHHLALSAGDVADAPLVRSLDALSGLGRMEDARGPNGELAWLRHAGVQGAAPRSMASLLAVVRDRLGVHFSGRQFVGGWNALATQEQACLHDRKRPFGAQSRLGMGACLGARAWDQGAGMELSTLPLDTALFSSLLPGGEASALLGWLVARHLQRDIQVVVRLDLKSQPSTRLGHVDPLAPRLGLSAWLCSPAGNSPHSVADRAPVRYQPPCFVLQTATAVQDSKLTSPERT; this is encoded by the coding sequence ATGTCTGATCTGATGTCCCTGTTGCGGGAGAGTCCGCATGACTTCGACCTGTTCCAGGCAATTAGCATCCTGGAGCGTAGCGAGCCTGCGCGCGAACCGGTGGGCACCTCTCTCGGGATCGATGAAGCAGTGCGGCTTGCATCCCAGGTCGATCTGGCTTTCGCTCCCAGCGATATCAGCAGTGTGGCGGACAGCGACCGGCCGGGGCCGCCGTTGACACTAAAGTCCAGCGCGTTCTCCCTCGCTGGCGCACAGGGTTCCCTGCCAATGCCGTTTACCGAGATGATCATGGAGCGCCGCCGCATGCGTGATCATGCCGGGCTGGATTTTCTCGACATTTTCAATCAACGTCTGCTGGGGTTTTTTTACCGCGGCAGGCGCAAGCACCATCTGGCACTCAGCGCGGGCGATGTTGCCGACGCGCCGTTGGTGCGCAGTCTGGATGCGCTCTCCGGGTTGGGGCGTATGGAAGATGCGCGCGGCCCCAACGGCGAATTGGCGTGGCTGCGTCATGCAGGCGTGCAGGGCGCCGCGCCGCGGTCAATGGCATCGCTGCTTGCGGTCGTGCGTGACCGGCTCGGCGTGCATTTTTCGGGACGCCAGTTCGTTGGTGGCTGGAATGCGCTGGCGACTCAGGAACAGGCTTGTCTGCATGACCGGAAGCGGCCGTTCGGTGCGCAGTCGCGCCTGGGCATGGGTGCCTGCCTGGGGGCACGGGCCTGGGATCAGGGTGCGGGGATGGAACTGTCGACCCTGCCGCTTGACACAGCATTGTTTTCATCGTTACTGCCGGGTGGCGAAGCCAGCGCGTTGCTGGGGTGGCTGGTGGCACGCCATCTGCAGCGCGATATTCAAGTTGTAGTGCGGCTTGACCTCAAGAGCCAGCCATCGACCCGTCTCGGACATGTTGACCCGCTGGCGCCACGTCTGGGCCTGAGTGCCTGGCTGTGCAGTCCCGCCGGCAACAGCCCGCATTCTGTGGCGGATCGCGCCCCGGTGCGTTACCAACCACCATGCTTCGTGCTGCAGACGGCAACAGCAGTACAGGACAGTAAGCTGACGTCGCCGGAAAGAACCTGA
- the tssH gene encoding type VI secretion system ATPase TssH — protein sequence MEIDIRTLLAKLNPECKRAMVEAAELCVKQTQFNVELEHLLVRLIESGAPDLKLVLERFEVNANTVTMQLQQSMDGFKRGNGRTPALSPHFMPLFQEAWLLSSMLLGSQQIRSGTVILAMLEVDSLRGLLIETAPDLLKIPRGQLRTELSTLLARSAEDGGDAGHIAAAANAVPAGSGTPGRMPELPSSRSGATPSLDQFTVDMTALAREGRIDPIRGRDEEIRQIIDILLRRRQNNPILTGEAGVGKTAVVEGFAQRVAQGAVPPALANVSVRTLDLGLLQAGAGIKGEFENRLKSVIAEVRASATPIILFIDEAHQLIGAGGAEGQGDAANLLKPALARGELRTIAATTWAEYKKYVERDPALARRFQVVKVEEPVQDVAVGMLRGMVATLEKHHGVEILDEAVLDAVRLSDRYITGRQLPDKAISVLDTACARVAIGQSGSPSQLESLDREIMLMSEELRIMQQQHARGEDRADEISRVDKQLKGLRERQSRLAEKLSDERRAVQEILALRQKIADSVNNGEEADDDIRASRAAQLQRLQKGLEAIQDDEPLVPVCVDSNIVADVISGWTGIPVGKMLADEIHTVLHLKDRLAERVVGQDQALDAIARRVRTFRAELDDPGKPVGVFMLVGPSGVGKTETAFALADMLYGGERNMVTINMSEFQEAHSISSLKGAPPGYVGYGKGGVLTEAVRRRPYSVVLLDEMEKAHPDVLEMFFQVFDKGTMEDGEGISIDFKNTLILLTSNAAQDVITQACGAGRRPDVTELTERLRPALLRQFSPAFLGRLVLVPYYPLGDEQIRNIVDLKLEKLAQRFAENHNAKFTWDDSVTELVTARCTEVDSGARNIDFILTQTVLPQLSSLVLERMSMLQPFTSIHMRVSSDNQFAFDFQDSALGAQIGSRA from the coding sequence ATGGAAATCGATATCCGTACCCTGCTGGCCAAACTCAATCCAGAGTGCAAACGCGCGATGGTGGAGGCGGCTGAACTGTGCGTGAAGCAAACCCAGTTCAATGTCGAACTTGAACATCTCTTGGTCAGGCTCATCGAATCCGGAGCCCCCGACCTGAAGCTGGTACTCGAGCGTTTCGAAGTCAACGCCAATACAGTCACGATGCAATTGCAGCAAAGCATGGACGGGTTCAAACGCGGCAATGGCCGCACGCCCGCACTGTCCCCGCATTTCATGCCGCTGTTTCAGGAAGCATGGCTGCTAAGCTCGATGCTGCTTGGCAGCCAGCAGATCCGGTCCGGAACGGTCATCCTTGCCATGCTTGAGGTCGACAGCCTGCGTGGCCTGCTGATCGAAACCGCGCCGGATTTACTGAAAATTCCGCGCGGACAACTTCGGACCGAGCTGTCGACGCTGCTCGCCAGATCGGCAGAAGATGGCGGCGACGCGGGACACATTGCAGCCGCTGCCAACGCTGTGCCGGCGGGCTCGGGCACACCCGGCCGCATGCCGGAACTGCCATCCAGCCGCAGCGGTGCAACCCCGTCGCTGGACCAGTTCACCGTGGATATGACCGCGCTTGCCCGCGAAGGCCGGATCGACCCGATCCGGGGCCGCGATGAAGAGATCCGTCAGATCATCGATATCCTGCTGCGCCGCCGCCAGAACAATCCGATTCTTACCGGTGAAGCCGGTGTCGGAAAAACTGCGGTTGTGGAAGGATTCGCGCAGCGTGTTGCGCAAGGCGCAGTGCCGCCGGCGCTCGCCAACGTGTCGGTCCGTACGCTGGATTTAGGCTTGCTCCAGGCTGGAGCGGGCATCAAGGGCGAATTTGAAAACCGCCTGAAGTCGGTGATTGCGGAAGTGCGCGCATCGGCCACGCCGATCATCCTGTTTATCGACGAGGCGCATCAGCTGATCGGTGCCGGCGGCGCCGAAGGACAGGGCGACGCGGCCAATCTGCTCAAACCCGCACTCGCACGCGGCGAACTGCGCACCATTGCGGCCACGACTTGGGCCGAATACAAGAAATACGTGGAACGTGACCCCGCGCTGGCGCGCCGGTTCCAGGTTGTCAAAGTCGAAGAGCCAGTGCAGGACGTCGCAGTCGGCATGTTGCGCGGCATGGTCGCAACCCTCGAGAAGCACCACGGGGTCGAGATTCTCGATGAAGCCGTGCTTGACGCCGTGCGGCTGTCCGACCGTTATATCACTGGCAGGCAGTTGCCTGACAAGGCTATCAGCGTACTCGACACTGCCTGCGCGCGGGTGGCGATCGGCCAGTCAGGTTCACCCTCCCAGCTCGAATCGCTTGACCGCGAGATCATGCTGATGAGTGAAGAGTTGCGCATCATGCAGCAGCAGCACGCACGCGGCGAGGATAGGGCGGACGAGATCAGCCGAGTCGACAAGCAGCTCAAGGGACTGCGCGAACGGCAGTCCAGGCTGGCGGAGAAGCTGTCGGATGAACGCCGTGCGGTCCAGGAAATCCTCGCGTTACGCCAGAAAATCGCGGACTCGGTCAACAATGGCGAAGAAGCCGATGACGACATCCGGGCATCGCGCGCGGCGCAGTTGCAGCGTTTGCAAAAAGGACTCGAAGCCATCCAGGATGACGAGCCTCTGGTGCCCGTGTGTGTCGATTCGAACATCGTCGCGGACGTGATCTCCGGCTGGACCGGCATCCCGGTTGGCAAAATGCTGGCGGATGAAATTCACACCGTGCTGCATCTGAAGGACCGCCTGGCCGAACGTGTCGTAGGACAGGATCAGGCACTGGATGCAATCGCGCGCCGGGTGCGAACCTTCCGCGCGGAACTGGATGACCCAGGCAAGCCGGTTGGCGTCTTCATGCTGGTGGGACCTAGCGGCGTCGGAAAAACCGAAACTGCGTTTGCGCTGGCCGACATGCTGTACGGTGGTGAACGCAATATGGTCACCATCAATATGTCCGAATTCCAGGAAGCGCATTCGATCTCCAGTCTGAAAGGCGCACCGCCCGGCTATGTCGGCTATGGAAAAGGCGGTGTGTTGACCGAGGCGGTCCGGCGTCGCCCCTACAGCGTGGTGCTGCTCGACGAAATGGAAAAAGCCCATCCGGATGTGCTGGAGATGTTCTTTCAAGTCTTTGATAAAGGCACGATGGAAGATGGTGAAGGCATTTCCATCGATTTCAAAAATACCCTGATCCTGCTGACTTCGAATGCGGCACAGGATGTGATCACGCAGGCTTGCGGTGCCGGCCGGCGGCCCGACGTGACCGAGCTGACCGAACGACTGCGCCCGGCACTGCTGCGCCAGTTCAGCCCGGCATTCCTGGGACGCTTGGTGCTGGTGCCGTATTATCCGCTCGGCGACGAGCAGATCCGCAACATCGTCGATCTCAAGCTGGAAAAGCTGGCGCAACGGTTTGCGGAAAACCATAACGCCAAGTTCACCTGGGACGATAGTGTGACGGAGCTGGTGACGGCACGTTGCACCGAAGTCGACAGCGGCGCCCGCAATATCGACTTCATCCTGACGCAGACGGTGCTGCCGCAGCTCTCTTCGCTGGTACTGGAGCGCATGTCGATGTTGCAGCCTTTCACGTCGATTCACATGCGTGTGTCCTCGGATAACCAGTTTGCATTCGACTTCCAGGATAGCGCCTTGGGCGCACAAATCGGTAGCCGCGCATGA
- the tssF gene encoding type VI secretion system baseplate subunit TssF: MNTQDDILEYYRRELLYLRTQSADFAARYPKVAQRLALTGAESPDPHTEHLIEAVAFMTARVHRDLDRDFPTIAGAMLDNLCPSLTQPVPAMTVVQMTLDSSQGKVTSGMPVARGTMLSATASSGENCRFQVGWNTTLWPLQIASTKLEDTRTLRLEVQCDAGIDVSDLELDSLRFHLSGDLLTTMPLHELLISGLERIELVTGQGALHRLSPRNLREVGFDEGEEVLPQPAHAHPAYGLLQEYFAFPRKFQFFDLTGLRGLLGAGQGFSVRFIFNRSARVLSLLSADNFLLGCVPVINLFPKTSEPIWFDRRHYEYRLIPDYQRDAVTEVHSVVSVTASDPQSDRPELIPCVFAQSDSNTSDNKSIFWSMRREMSLRKDISGTDVFLSFIDRSNVHVTPDEPVVYAQLLCTNRMLAEQISPGTRFFGDGISTSTRIRTLYQPSAQRLPVMSAKALWSLVSLLRLNHRSLVDGTNGVQTLQQMLMLFAGDSARDQAQVRGIKNLTASVATARLGTDTWRGHCRGTDISLEFDAEAFVGTSPLVLAGVLSRFFALYTAANSFVRLSVQRGGEPWMQWPAMSGRQCLI, encoded by the coding sequence GTGAATACGCAGGACGATATTCTTGAATACTACCGGCGGGAACTGCTGTATCTGCGTACGCAGTCAGCCGATTTCGCTGCACGCTATCCCAAAGTTGCCCAACGCCTGGCACTGACCGGGGCGGAATCCCCGGATCCTCATACCGAGCACCTGATCGAAGCAGTTGCCTTCATGACTGCACGCGTCCATCGCGATCTGGATCGGGACTTTCCGACGATCGCTGGAGCGATGCTGGATAATCTGTGTCCCAGCCTGACACAACCTGTACCAGCCATGACCGTGGTCCAGATGACGCTGGATTCGTCACAGGGCAAGGTAACTTCCGGCATGCCGGTGGCACGGGGCACGATGCTGTCGGCCACCGCGTCCAGCGGAGAAAATTGCCGGTTTCAGGTTGGATGGAATACCACGCTGTGGCCGCTGCAGATTGCGTCAACCAAACTGGAAGACACGCGCACCCTGCGCCTGGAAGTGCAATGCGATGCCGGCATCGATGTGTCGGACCTGGAACTCGATAGTCTAAGATTTCATTTGTCGGGAGACCTGCTGACCACAATGCCGCTGCATGAACTCCTCATCAGCGGACTTGAGCGTATTGAACTGGTGACCGGGCAGGGCGCACTCCATCGATTGAGTCCCCGCAATCTGCGCGAAGTCGGCTTTGACGAAGGTGAAGAAGTGTTGCCTCAACCGGCACACGCGCATCCTGCTTACGGCCTGTTGCAGGAGTATTTCGCGTTCCCGCGCAAATTCCAGTTTTTCGACCTGACTGGATTGCGCGGCCTGCTGGGCGCCGGTCAGGGTTTTTCGGTGCGCTTCATCTTTAACCGGAGCGCGCGCGTGCTATCGCTGCTCTCGGCAGATAACTTCCTGCTTGGCTGCGTTCCCGTCATCAATCTGTTTCCGAAGACCAGCGAGCCGATCTGGTTTGACCGGCGTCACTATGAATATCGCCTGATCCCCGATTACCAGCGTGATGCAGTAACAGAAGTGCATTCGGTGGTGTCCGTCACCGCGTCAGATCCGCAGTCGGACCGCCCGGAACTCATTCCATGTGTGTTTGCGCAATCGGACAGCAATACCTCCGACAACAAGTCGATCTTCTGGTCGATGCGTCGCGAGATGAGCCTGCGCAAGGACATCAGCGGAACCGATGTGTTCCTCAGCTTTATCGACCGCAGCAATGTGCACGTCACGCCGGACGAACCGGTCGTCTATGCGCAGCTGCTGTGTACCAATCGCATGCTCGCGGAGCAGATCTCGCCTGGCACCCGGTTCTTTGGCGATGGCATTTCGACCTCTACGCGCATCCGCACGTTGTATCAGCCCAGCGCGCAACGGCTGCCCGTGATGTCGGCCAAGGCCTTGTGGTCACTGGTATCGTTGTTGCGGCTGAACCATCGTTCGCTGGTGGACGGCACCAATGGCGTACAAACTTTGCAGCAAATGCTCATGCTGTTCGCCGGCGACAGCGCGCGTGACCAGGCGCAGGTGCGTGGCATCAAGAACCTGACTGCGTCGGTCGCAACGGCCAGGCTGGGCACTGATACCTGGCGAGGCCATTGTCGCGGTACTGACATCAGCCTCGAATTCGATGCCGAAGCGTTTGTCGGTACCTCTCCCCTGGTTCTGGCAGGTGTGTTGTCACGCTTTTTTGCACTGTATACCGCGGCGAATTCCTTTGTCAGATTGTCAGTGCAGCGCGGTGGAGAACCGTGGATGCAGTGGCCCGCAATGAGTGGACGGCAATGTCTGATCTGA